The window TCCACTCCCAAAGGAGCACCAACCTGTGAGGAACCAAGGTCCTCAGCACAGTCAGTAAAAAGAACGTCATCCTCCTCCTCCGCCTCCTTGGCCCATGGCTGAGCTAGAGGGGCACATTTAAACGAGAGGGATGACTGGACGGTGCTAGGAAGCGAAGTTTCACTGAAAGCATGGTGAGGGATGATACAGGGGGTCGAAGTGGAAGCTGGGGTCTTCTCAGAACATTGTTGAGCTACCACCTGAGGAGACTGAACAAGTGGGGGGAAATCTAGAGAATCACCTTCATCCAAGTTCCTTAGAACCTCGAAGGCATTTTCTTTGGTAGGGGTATGAATGTAAGGGGCATGTTGAGCAGATCTTCTGTTACGACGACGGAGTCGTCAGACAGCATGAACTGTCGGAGCCTGAGGCTTCAAAGGAGGGGGAAGATTGGTAGGTAGAATATCATCCTTCTGACAGGGAACCTCAGAGGGAAGAGAAGAGGAAGGGTGAGTTCCGGGTTGGGGTTCTCGAGAATCTTGAGTAGGCCGAAAGGCCGAAGCAGTGGATCTTGTGGTACGAGCCGGCCTAGGATTTTTGCCATGAGAATAGCAAGCAGAAGTAGAATGCCCCAGCATCTTACAGTCAGTGCAGTAATCTGGAATCTTTTCATACACAACATCTATGTCTAGAGTATGTTCTCCCCAACCCGCCCAGAGTTGCTTGATTGGAGGATCCAAAACGTTAATTTCAACGCAAACCCGAGCAAAAGCACCTCGGGAAACATCGGCAGTGAAATCGTCGATTTTAACTGGGTTCCCTAGAATTTTTGCTAACGCAAATAAACTAGTCTTGTCGTATAGGTGAAGGGGGAGTTCAGGGAAGCGGACCCAGACTGGAGCAATGGAAGATTCCGCTTGGaattggaattcaggagtccATTTGGAGAATCGAACACTTAGAGGACCAAAATACATAGATCCACGCGACCATAAACGCGCATAATCTTCCTCACAGGAAAGAGTAATGACAAGGAAGCCACGAGGAAGGAATTTTAAATCATAAGGTCTCGAGAAGGCGGTTGCAGCCAAGTACGCAGAAATAGATGAGTTGGGGACAAGTGACCGATTCCCATTAATTTTACCAACAAGGGCAAACTTGTAGGGAGCAGCCAGGGAAGAAATAACGGAATCGGGAAACCGAATCCCTGGTTTCCCGTTGACATAAGTCGGTGCTGGTATCTCAGACATACCATGACGAACATCATTAAAACTTTTTTTAATAGAGCGGGGTGAGGGAGGTGTTAAAGCATCCTTAAAAGAAACAGTAGGAGTAGTAAAAATACCTGTTTTGCCGGTAGAAATCGCACGAGAAACCAATTGGGGTAGGCTGCCGGTTTGACTCGGTAACTCGGCCGAGTTGACTCGGCGGCGACCGTTCAGAGCTGAAGCGTGGGCCGGCGAAGGTGGTGGGAGATCAGAACCGGTGGTGAAACGGAAAGAACCGGTCGGAAAATGGCCGAAATCAACGGAAATATCGCTCAAAATCGGTTGATCCACTTGAATTTGGGCGTTTTTGTTTGGCACCGATGTTGATGAAATTGAAGTTATAGGAATGTTACCCATGACCTGTAGATCACACTGTAAAAAGGAATTGAAGTTTGGAGCAATGACGCGGCCGGAATTTGAGTTTACAGCCGGCGCCGCTAGGGTTTGAGGGAGCCGATCGGTAGATCTGAAATTCCGGCTCCCTCCGGCAACGTCCGGTGACGGCAGGTGAACCAATGGGAGCGCCTTTCCATGGGCATTCCAGATCGGGGCTTGGATCGGAGAAACAACGTCGGAATCGACAGGAATTGAAGAAATCGTCGGCGGCGATTCCGTGAACAGTGCCGTCGGCACTTTGACCGTGCAATTGGGTGGGCAAACAAACTCCGATTGCTCTGAATTTTGGACTGTAGGTGCGTCTTGAAGAGACGATTCTAATGATATATTTTGCGTCCGGAACGGAGTGGACCTCGCCGGAATCGAAATTGTGGACGGAAATTTCGTATCTTTGACCGTCGATTTGGTGGGGCAAATGACCTCCGATGAAGCTGATTTTTGGATATGTTGCTCGCCTTGAGAAGGCGATTCAGGTGGTCCGGTGAACCGGCCGGGAACCGGCTCCGGCATGGGGGGCGATTTTTTGGAGATTTTTTGGGTTTTTTTATGGCACTATTCACTTGAGAGAATTATTTTTGGGGCAGaatggtttagggtttagggtttagggttgggggtttagggtttagggtttagggggtttagggtttatttttttttttttaagggtttagggtttttttttttttttttttaacaaccaTTTATTTATATACAACAAAATAGCGGTACAAAGAAAGCCTGATGGGAGGGGGACTAAGCCAAGACCTCCGCAACAAAAGCGAGACCAGCATAACATCATAACAAAATAAACGACATACTACAACAGAGCAACCTTGAAAGTAAACAGCAGTCGCCCCGGAATACATCAGACAAAGTAAACAAAAAGGGTGAGCAAGGAGAACTCTGCAGTGAACGCTCACCACCTAACGCCCAGAAAGGCGGAAGCAAACAATATCAGCCAGGATCATGAGGACGCTCATATGGCGAACTCGCCTGAGCCGACTTCTGACGATAATAACGCCGCTGCTGAGACCGCGTACGTCCCGGAAGCGGTAAAGATAAACACTCCTGCATAGAAGAAGTAACCACATCTGTGACCCCGTCCACACTCACTGTACTCATTGCAAACTCAGGACAGTCAGTCGAAACATGGGAATCCACAGGCAAGGTAATAGAAGCTGAAGAATCACCCAGAGGATCAGGAACAATAGGAGCGATCTCAACCATCTGAACTGGAACAGCCACAGGTACAGAAACAGCTGTGACAGAAGAATCCATCACATCAACCGTAGCTGTGGCCTGAGAAGAACTAAGACGAGGGAAAAATGATTTATACGGATCACCTGCCTCAACAGTCTCCTCTACTGCTATCTTACTGAGAAGTGACTTGACCCTCCGGATACGGGTGTTGACAATACCCGATGACTCACCAGGACCTGACTCAGAAGGCAAATGCTCGAGTACCTCGTAATAATTTTTCGTAGAAATAGGGCGATTCGGATCTCTCCGCACAACAGGCCGACGTCGGGAACGAGTAACTAGCTGCTCTGGAAAATCAGTGTCACCAGACTGTACCAGATCAGAAGAAATACCCTGTGTCGATACACTAAGAGTCTGAAGGGGAGAATCAGAAACAACATCCTTACCATGAGGACGTGGACCCTGGGCCATCGGATCAGCGGACGGAGGTGCAGGAGGAGCCTGACGTTGAGGCCCACGCCTCCTTGTACCAAAACGCAGGCCAGTACTAGAACAAAAATCCAGCGAATGACCGAGCATCTTACATTTAGAACAGAAACGAGGAACCCTCTCATAAATGACCTCGACAACCTGAAAATGATCACCCCAGCCTACCCAAATCTTATCCGGACGAGGCTGAAGTACATCCATCTCAACACAAACCCGAGCAAACGAACCTCGGGAAACATCAGCAGTAATCTCATCAACCATAACAGGGTTACCTAATATCATAGCAATCGGATACAAACTCTTTTTAGCATAGAGATGCAGAGGTAAATCAGGGAATCTAACCCAGACCGGTGCAATCGAGGAATCCTCCTCATACTTAAATTCCGGGGTCCATTTCGAAAACCGGATAACCACAGTCCGGATGGTGATATCTGGCCTCTCCCAAAACTTCAAATAGTCCTCCTCGCAAGAAAGAGTGAGAACCATATACCCACGAGGAAGAAATCGAACGGTGTGGGAGCCCAACAAACCAGTGCAAG is drawn from Primulina eburnea isolate SZY01 chromosome 10, ASM2296580v1, whole genome shotgun sequence and contains these coding sequences:
- the LOC140803527 gene encoding uncharacterized protein, producing the protein MDEVPAPTDRDGVPGIFFPDQVISSLSAHFRFALIGRISGNRGLTPNKDILSALSCTGLLGSHTVRFLPRGYMVLTLSCEEDYLKFWERPDITIRTVVIRFSKWTPEFKYEEDSSIAPVWVRFPDLPLHLYAKKSLYPIAMILGNPVMVDEITADVSRGSFARVCVEMDVLQPRPDKIWVGWGDHFQVVEVIYERVPRFCSKCKMLGHSLDFCSSTGLRFGTRRRGPQRQAPPAPPSADPMAQGPRPHGKDVVSDSPLQTLSVSTQGISSDLVQSGDTDFPEQLVTRSRRRPVVRRDPNRPISTKNYYEVLEHLPSESGPGESSGIVNTRIRRVKSLLSKIAVEETVEAAVSVPVAVPVQMVEIAPIVPDPLGDSSASITLPVDSHVSTDCPEFAMSTVSVDGVTDVVTSSMQECLSLPLPGRTRSQQRRYYRQKSAQASSPYERPHDPG